Below is a window of Thermocrinis jamiesonii DNA.
ACTGCAAGTGGTGCAAAAAGCACACCATCCATAGAGAGGTAAAGTAGGGGCACTAGCTCAATTGGCAGAGCGCGGGACTCCAAATCCCGCGGTTGGGGGTTCGAGTCCTCCGTGCCCCGTATGGAGAAAGGAATGGAAAAGATAAAGAGCTTCTTAAAGGGTGTAAGACAAGAGTTAAACAGGGTTTCTTGGCCCCAAAAGAGTTTGGCTTTTAAGGCTACAGTTAGTGTTATAATATTCTCCCTAATAATCGGTCTTTATCTTTGGATCTTAGATATAGCTTTTGTAAGAATCATTAACTTTTTACTTTCTCTGAGAGGTGGATAATGGGTGAATTTAAGTGGTATGCTTTGCAGGTGGAGGCTGGTAAAGAGGCAACCGCTAAGGAGAATTTCCTAAAAGTTTTGGAGTTGGAAGGTCTCTCTGAAAAGGTTCAGGAGGTTGTTGTTCCTGCGGAGGAAAAGGTAGTCATAAAAACAATGGGGAAGGAAAAGTACAGGCTATCTTTGCGGGGGAACAACAGAGACATAAGCGTGTTGGGGAAAAAGGGTGTGACCACCTTTAGAATAGAGAATGGAGAGGTTAGGGTTTTGGAGAGCGTAGAAGGAGACTTATGCGTAGAAGCACCGCCCATATCAAAACCAGGACAGAAAATAGTCTGCAAAGAAAACAAGACAGAGGCAAAGATTATTCTGGAATCTAAGATGTTTCCAGGATACTTGCTTATTAAGGCGGATATGGACGATACCCTCCTGAGAGCCATAGAAAAAACACCTCACGTGTATAAACCAGTCTTGGTAGGCGGAAAAGTAGC
It encodes the following:
- the nusG gene encoding transcription termination/antitermination protein NusG, which gives rise to MGEFKWYALQVEAGKEATAKENFLKVLELEGLSEKVQEVVVPAEEKVVIKTMGKEKYRLSLRGNNRDISVLGKKGVTTFRIENGEVRVLESVEGDLCVEAPPISKPGQKIVCKENKTEAKIILESKMFPGYLLIKADMDDTLLRAIEKTPHVYKPVLVGGKVASLDEKEVERIIAFVKKGVRPLKVLFEKGDQVRVIEGPFMNFTGTVEEVHPEREKITVLISIFGRLTPVELDFSQVEKL
- the secE gene encoding preprotein translocase subunit SecE codes for the protein MEKIKSFLKGVRQELNRVSWPQKSLAFKATVSVIIFSLIIGLYLWILDIAFVRIINFLLSLRGG